A segment of the Lycium ferocissimum isolate CSIRO_LF1 chromosome 10, AGI_CSIRO_Lferr_CH_V1, whole genome shotgun sequence genome:
aatgagaaaattaagACCGGAAACAATGAATcgatccatttttttttaattcttaaaaatgagaaaattacttttctctctctctctctctctctctctctctctctctcgcgcGCGCGCGCTCGCTCTCTCTATGTTAATTGGGGTAACAATGCTACTAGAATTGACCTAATATAAGTGAcaaacttgtatatttctgaaattaattaaacaaaaagttATACCATAAAGGACAAATTAGTCCTAAAAAGATAACTAGCAAAGAGCTTTTATTTGACGAAGAAGCCTTTGAATATGCAAGTAAGTCTACATCAGTTATTGGAAATCTTTATTAAAATACTGTAATAGAAGTCTTTGATATTTCCAAAATTCGCATGTTTCATGTGGCTATTGGCTAATCATGTTCGTAAGAATTCCATAAACTTTCTcgttttgtttttgaaaattcGATGACATCAAAGATAAATTTTGATAAATCTTTTATGTGCAATTGCACTATCTAACAGGACGGAGTAAGAATATCATTTTGTTCTGCATCCTTTAGTTAAACAGTATTCATAtactaatttattaatttttaaagtaacTATAGAAAGGgtaaattaaacaaattataattaatttttgttaatGATAAATAGTTTAAGACAACtgttataaaaagaaaaaagtgtaaTATTACAAACCACAAGAGAGGTTAGTGTTACAAAACTAAATATGGAAGGAAGTCTATGAAATTATTCCTAATAATTATCAAGTTAAGAGAAAtattataaagaaaattaaaataaaggagATAAATGTAATATCATAAACTACTAAGAAAATTAATGTTACGAAACCAACCTTGaggaaaagtttataaaattatCCAAGAAGTTTTCTAGTTATAATGACTTTATAGGTAAATTGGTCTTACTCATTAGTGAGTAATTTACTATATACGGATGACATCGCCTAAATAAGTGACATATGACATGTGAGAAGTCATAAACTAATCAGGTCCTGgagataaaataatcaaaatcagCACTGTCGCATCTTATGCTTTGGCAGCTTATTGCTACAATTAAACATCCTTATATATAGAAACTATTGAAGAAGATGATTCTCTCATTATTGAATAGTATTAGACCCGGTATATTCacttaaaattttatttcatatacTGGGGATTGAAATCATCTTTTTAATAAATGTGATTTTATGTTAATTCTTTTAGATGACCAAGTTAGACCTTGTTGTTAAACACACATAGGGAGAAATGTTTATATGTGGTATTGCTCTCTGTAAGTAATTTATTTTCCCATATTTGCTAATTTGCTCTGTTTTGTCGAAAATATTTTAGTTCCACCTTTCAACAAATTTGTCTGAAGTTGCTTGAATCGCCTCAGTAAGTGACATATGACATGTGATAAACTAATCAGACCATGGAAATAAAATATGTCAAAATCAATACTGTCGCATCTGACCTATGCGTTGTCAGCTTATTCAATTCAAATTGAGTAACTTCCCATTGGCTTTTGAATTCTTACTCTTTCATAAAACTTTCTTATAAGTTTATGCTTATTCTTCCTCTAGaaaaaaatcatacatatctttCCTTTTCCAGCAGTTTGAGAGAAATACGGAAAGAATGGCTTCCTCTGGTGCTGAACTTGATAAACCTCATGTAATTTGCGTACCACATCCTTCCCAAGGTCACATTAACCCTATGTTTAAGTTAGCCAAAATCCTCCATCACAAAGGGTTTCATATAACCTTTGTCAACACTGAATACAATCATAGGCGTCTCCTTAAGTCCCGAGGGCCCGATGGACTCAAGAACTTGCCATCCTTTCGATTCGAGACCATTCCCGATGGCCTACCACCATGTGATGCTGATGCCACCCAAGATATTGTTGCTTTATGTGAATCCACAACCACCACTTGTTTGGCTCCTTTCAAGGAGTTACTTGCTAAACTTAATGATGCTTCATCTGTTCCACGGGTCTCGTGCATCATTTCGGATGGTGTCATGAGCTTCACTCTTGCTGCTGCCCAAGAATTGGACATTCCTCAAGTTTTCTTCTGGACTTTTGCTGCTTGCGGTACTTTAAGTTATATGCATTACTGCAACCTTGTTGAAAAAGGATACACTCCACTTAAAGGTATATGTCTGATTTCTCCTGTTTTTAAATAGTCAGTTTCAGTTGCATTTTTTGAATTCTGTctcgttaattttttttttcttcttcttggatAATTGTAGATGAAAGTTACTTGACAAACGGGCACTTGGAGACGACTTTGGATTGGATACCAGGCATGAAAGGCATCCAATTGAGGGATCTTCCAGGTTTTATTAGAACTACAGATCAAGATGATTACATGATTAAGTTTGTCTTACAAGAAACAGAAAGATCAAAAAATGCTTCTGCGATCATTATCAATACATTTGAGCCGTTAGAGAAGGAAGTTATCGAATCACTGCAAACACTTCTTCCGTCGGTGTATGCCATTGGGCCATTGCATTTGCTTGTGAAACATGTTGACGACAAGAATCTGGAGGATTTGGGATCCAATCTTTGGAAAGAAGAACCAAAGTGTTTAGAGTGGCTTGATTCCAAGAAACCAAATTCTGTTGTCTATGTCAATTTTGGAAGCATTACTGTCATGACTAAAAATCAACTTATCGAATTTGCCTGGGGACTTGCCAATAGCCAGCTGGAATTTTTGTGGATTATAAGGCCTGATATTGTATTAGGAGAAGAAACAGTTCTTCCACCCGAGTTCATGGAAGAAACTAAAGAAAGAGGGATGCTAGCTAGTTGGTGCTCACAAGAACAAGTCCTTAACCACCCTGCAATTGGAGGATTCTTGACTCACAGTGGATGGAATTCGACTCTTGAAAGTATAAGTAGTGGGGTGCCAATGATTTGCTGGCCGTTCTTTGCAGAACAACCGACtaattgttggttttgttgcaCCAAATTGGGCATCGGTATGGAGATTGACAATAATGTGAAGAGGGACCAAGTTGAAATCCTTGTAAGAGAGTTGATGGCCGGAGAGAAAGGCCAAGAGATGAAGAAAAAGGCAttggaattgaagaaattagcTGAAGAAGCTACTCAAAGACCAGCAGGATCATCTTATGTGAACATCAACACACTGATCAATGAAATTCTCATCTCTCCTAAACACTAGGCATTACTAATCAATAGGTAGCTTATTTTCACATCTGTTGAGATATTAGATTatgcttgtttttcttctttcattaTATTGTAATATTGCACTGTCATCTGTTCTAACTATAAGGACTAATTTCTCTTGCTTCACCAGGTCTTTGGTCACCACAGAGCACCACGCCTGTTAGACACCCCAtcttaacaagaaaataaagaaatacaaCTCGTTCCATACTTTTCAAAGTTGAGAGAAACCGAAAGAGAAGTTACTCATAAAATGGAGATAGGTTTTACTCAGTaaccaaaatcttttttttttttttttaattacagagggggtaggggaaggggattaTAAGGTGGGGAATTGAACCctcaccaataaggtgaaagttcagtTAGTCAACCAATTGAGCTGATAAGATCCCTTAGTAACCAAAATCTTATATTTATGCTCTGCAATTAAATCGATTATTGCagattattaatttatttttgaagtCACTGTCATACAACCGTGCTATACTATAGACAGGACTAATGTACTGAAATGACTAGAACAATGTGTAATGTGTGCTACAGCGAGATGAATGAATCTGATTAGCTGAAATAAGAAATTTGACTCCATTTGGGACTGATACACTATACAACAAATGCTTTACCATCAGTAATCCTGACAAATATCCTTACTTTCACAAACTTCCAATTTTAATTTGATCAAAAGATCAAGACAAACTTAAAGAGATAAGATCTCAGTGTCAGGGATCAACATCCAACTCATCAAATACTTCATAAATCAAAAAGGTATTTATTATATACTCAAATTTTCATGTTTAAATTAGTTAATTCCAGGACCTAGAAAATTGTTTCATCCTCCAATTTTGCTGTCCAAATAGACAGTATAGTTTAATGAACTTTTTCCTCAGTTATAATATTTGGCTTCTCTATCCTGTCAGACATTAAGCCCCTATCCTACAAGTTGGTTCTTCTTTAATCTACACACTCCAGATCATCAAGTAACTAAGCCAACAACACAATAAACAGAGAAGAAAGAAGTACATCATTATATCGACATGTCAATCTAATGGAAGAAGTGAAGATTCTTTTCGCAATAGCACTTTATTAAccaacttctcaaaattcatgTAAGATGATCCATCTGGAGAACTGAGAGCTTCTTCTGCTAATTTCTTCCACTTCAATGCATTTTCTTTCATCTCTTTGCCCTTTTCTCCAATCATCAACTCTTTCACAAGTTCCTCAATCACTTCCCTCTTCACATTGCTATCGATTTCCATCCCTACACCCCAACGATTACAATTAAACCAACAATTTGTTTGTTGATCAGCAAAGAAAGGCCAACACAACATTGGCACACCGTATGATATACTTTCGAAAGTCGAATTCCATCCACAGTGTGTCAAGAATCCTCCAATTGATGGATGACTTAAAACTTGTTCTTGAGGACACCAACCACATAATAA
Coding sequences within it:
- the LOC132033713 gene encoding 7-deoxyloganetin glucosyltransferase-like, yielding MASSGAELDKPHVICVPHPSQGHINPMFKLAKILHHKGFHITFVNTEYNHRRLLKSRGPDGLKNLPSFRFETIPDGLPPCDADATQDIVALCESTTTTCLAPFKELLAKLNDASSVPRVSCIISDGVMSFTLAAAQELDIPQVFFWTFAACGTLSYMHYCNLVEKGYTPLKDESYLTNGHLETTLDWIPGMKGIQLRDLPGFIRTTDQDDYMIKFVLQETERSKNASAIIINTFEPLEKEVIESLQTLLPSVYAIGPLHLLVKHVDDKNLEDLGSNLWKEEPKCLEWLDSKKPNSVVYVNFGSITVMTKNQLIEFAWGLANSQLEFLWIIRPDIVLGEETVLPPEFMEETKERGMLASWCSQEQVLNHPAIGGFLTHSGWNSTLESISSGVPMICWPFFAEQPTNCWFCCTKLGIGMEIDNNVKRDQVEILVRELMAGEKGQEMKKKALELKKLAEEATQRPAGSSYVNINTLINEILISPKH